One genomic region from Yersinia canariae encodes:
- the hemX gene encoding uroporphyrinogen-III C-methyltransferase produces MTEQNTPSAPVEETTTAAERHQQPAPEIRREKRTGPILGAIAIALAIALGAGLYYHGHQQAQLQDAATLALQEQLAELKQSQSQEKQQLESLLQQQGKALEAADRQQISLTRQLNELQEKVATISGSDAKTWLLAQADFLVKMAGRKLWSDQDVTTAATLLKSADASLADMNDPSLIDVRRALTEDISALSAVTQVDFDGIILKLNQLSNQVDNLRLADNNIDDSPMDANSDELSSSLAEWRQNLTKSWRSFMSDFITIRRRDSSAEPLLAPNQDVYLRENIRSRLLVAAQAVPRHQDEVYKQSLETISTWIRAYFDVNDPNTKAFLDELESLSQQSISMDVPDQLKSQPMLEKLMQTRVRNLLAQAPVAAQGE; encoded by the coding sequence ATGACGGAACAAAATACCCCATCCGCACCAGTGGAAGAGACAACCACCGCGGCTGAGAGGCACCAACAGCCAGCTCCAGAAATCCGCCGGGAGAAACGAACCGGGCCAATTCTGGGAGCCATTGCTATCGCACTGGCCATTGCGCTAGGTGCCGGGCTTTATTATCACGGACACCAGCAGGCTCAGTTACAAGATGCCGCAACGCTTGCGTTGCAAGAACAGTTGGCGGAACTTAAGCAGAGCCAATCACAGGAAAAACAGCAGCTTGAGTCATTATTACAACAGCAAGGCAAAGCACTGGAAGCCGCTGACCGCCAGCAAATATCTCTGACGCGCCAACTTAATGAGTTACAGGAAAAAGTCGCCACGATTTCAGGAAGCGACGCCAAAACCTGGTTGCTGGCGCAAGCTGACTTTCTGGTGAAAATGGCGGGTCGTAAACTCTGGAGTGATCAAGATGTCACCACGGCAGCCACATTGCTGAAAAGCGCGGATGCCAGCCTGGCTGATATGAATGACCCAAGCCTTATAGATGTGCGCCGCGCATTGACTGAAGATATCAGTGCCCTTTCTGCTGTCACTCAGGTCGATTTCGACGGCATTATTCTCAAACTGAATCAATTGTCGAATCAAGTCGATAACCTGCGTCTGGCTGATAACAATATCGATGACTCACCCATGGATGCCAACAGCGATGAGCTGTCCAGTTCGTTAGCCGAGTGGCGTCAGAATCTGACCAAAAGCTGGCGCAGCTTTATGTCAGACTTTATTACCATTCGCCGCCGTGATAGTAGCGCAGAGCCACTGCTCGCACCGAATCAGGATGTTTATTTACGTGAAAATATCCGCTCCCGCCTGCTGGTTGCGGCTCAAGCCGTACCTCGTCATCAGGACGAAGTGTATAAACAGTCGCTAGAGACGATTTCCACTTGGATTCGTGCCTATTTTGATGTGAATGACCCGAATACCAAGGCTTTCTTGGATGAACTGGAGAGCTTGAGCCAGCAGTCAATTTCAATGGACGTACCTGATCAATTGAAAAGCCAGCCGATGCTGGAAAAATTGATGCAAACCCGGGTTCGTAACTTACTGGCACAAGCGCCAGTCGCCGCTCAGGGGGAATAA
- the wecG gene encoding lipopolysaccharide N-acetylmannosaminouronosyltransferase translates to MEQNTAIPKSIDIPKYSVRGFDIWGFRDMTQALDHLLSSGPVKTGTLVAMNAEKLLKAEDDAALRELISEAEYLYADGISMVRAIRRKYPQAKLSRVAGADLWEALMQRAGQQGTPVFLVGGKPDVLAETEAKLRAQWNVNLVGSQDGYFTPEQREALFARIAASGAAIVTVAMGSPKQEMFMRDCRKVYPDALYMGVGGTYDVFTGHVKRAPKIWQNLGLEWLYRLLAQPSRIRRQFKLLKFVGYYYSGRL, encoded by the coding sequence ATGGAACAGAATACTGCTATTCCAAAATCTATTGATATTCCAAAATACAGTGTCCGCGGTTTTGACATCTGGGGCTTTCGTGACATGACTCAGGCGCTGGATCATCTGCTGAGCAGTGGCCCGGTAAAAACGGGGACTTTAGTGGCAATGAATGCAGAGAAACTGCTGAAAGCCGAAGACGATGCCGCTCTGCGTGAACTGATCAGTGAAGCAGAATACTTGTATGCCGATGGTATCAGCATGGTGCGCGCCATCCGCCGTAAATATCCGCAGGCAAAACTGTCACGAGTGGCAGGGGCTGACTTGTGGGAGGCTCTGATGCAGCGCGCGGGCCAGCAAGGGACGCCGGTATTTTTAGTCGGCGGTAAACCTGATGTTCTGGCCGAAACTGAAGCCAAATTGCGCGCGCAATGGAATGTGAATCTGGTGGGGAGTCAGGACGGGTATTTCACCCCAGAACAGCGGGAAGCCCTGTTTGCGCGGATTGCTGCCAGCGGTGCGGCAATTGTCACTGTAGCCATGGGGTCACCTAAACAAGAAATGTTTATGCGTGATTGCCGTAAGGTATATCCCGATGCCCTCTATATGGGGGTTGGCGGGACTTACGACGTCTTTACCGGCCATGTTAAACGTGCGCCTAAGATATGGCAGAACTTGGGGTTGGAATGGCTCTATCGCCTCCTGGCTCAGCCCAGCCGCATCCGTCGCCAATTCAAGTTACTCAAGTTTGTCGGTTATTATTACAGCGGTCGCTTGTAA
- the hemY gene encoding protoheme IX biogenesis protein HemY: MLRVLLLFLILTAGIVLGPMLAGHQGYVLIQTDNYNVETSVTGLVIMLVLVLVAFLIVEWILRRIFRTGARTRGWFLGRKRTRARKQTRAALIKLAEGDFKQVEKLLTRNADHAEQPMVNYLLAAEAAQQRGDEFRTNQYLERAAEVADTDQLPVDITRVRIQLAQGHVHAARHGVDRLLDQAPRHPEVLRLAEQAYLRSGAYSSLLEILPAMSKVQVHTADEIAALEQQAYIGMMNQCMAEEGSDGLKRWWKGQSRKVRNEIPLQVALAEHLIECDDSDVAQQIILDGLKRQYDERLVLLIPRLKSGNPEPLEKSLRQHIKQHGATPLLNSTLGQLMLKHGEWEKAREAFKAALEQRPDGYDYAWLADALDKLHRPEDAAQARREGLLLTLRQNGESL; this comes from the coding sequence ATGCTGCGAGTCTTACTGTTATTCCTCATCCTGACCGCCGGTATCGTCCTTGGCCCCATGCTGGCCGGTCATCAGGGTTATGTATTGATCCAAACCGACAACTATAACGTCGAAACCAGTGTGACCGGTTTGGTCATTATGTTGGTATTGGTGCTGGTGGCTTTCCTGATAGTGGAATGGATATTGCGCCGCATCTTCCGCACGGGCGCACGTACCCGTGGCTGGTTCCTGGGCCGGAAACGTACCCGTGCCCGCAAGCAAACCAGAGCCGCACTGATCAAATTGGCTGAAGGTGATTTCAAGCAAGTTGAGAAGTTACTGACGCGCAATGCCGATCACGCGGAACAGCCGATGGTGAACTACCTACTGGCAGCAGAAGCAGCCCAGCAGCGAGGGGATGAATTCCGTACTAATCAGTATCTTGAGCGTGCTGCGGAAGTGGCCGATACCGACCAATTACCCGTTGATATCACTCGAGTACGAATTCAGTTGGCGCAAGGGCATGTTCATGCTGCACGCCATGGTGTTGATAGGTTATTGGACCAAGCTCCGCGCCATCCGGAAGTCTTGCGTTTGGCAGAACAGGCTTATTTGCGCTCAGGTGCTTACAGTTCATTGCTGGAAATTTTACCGGCAATGAGCAAAGTCCAGGTGCATACCGCTGACGAGATAGCCGCGCTGGAACAGCAAGCATATATTGGCATGATGAATCAGTGTATGGCAGAAGAAGGGAGCGATGGTCTCAAACGCTGGTGGAAGGGCCAAAGCCGTAAAGTACGCAATGAGATCCCGCTGCAAGTGGCCTTGGCGGAGCACCTGATTGAATGTGATGATAGTGATGTGGCCCAGCAAATCATTCTCGATGGCCTGAAACGCCAATATGATGAGCGGTTGGTGCTGCTGATTCCGCGCCTGAAGTCCGGCAATCCAGAACCATTGGAGAAATCATTACGCCAGCATATCAAACAACATGGTGCCACACCGTTGCTCAATAGCACCTTGGGGCAGTTGATGCTGAAACATGGTGAATGGGAAAAAGCCCGTGAGGCTTTTAAAGCCGCACTTGAGCAGCGCCCTGATGGATATGATTATGCATGGCTGGCTGATGCCCTGGATAAACTACACCGTCCTGAGGATGCTGCGCAGGCCCGCCGTGAGGGGCTATTACTCACACTGCGGCAGAATGGCGAATCGCTTTAA
- the thrP gene encoding bifunctional threonine/serine APC transporter ThrP has product MADNEEKKGLHRGLEARHIELIALGGTIGVGLFMGSASTLKWAGPSVLLAYIIAGLFVFFIMRSMGEMLYLEPVAGSFAVYAHKYLSPYFGYLTAWGYWFMWIAVGISEITAIGVYVQFWFPEIPQWLPAIAGVAIVALANLAAVRLYGELEFWFAMIKVTTIIVMILVGLGVIFFGFGNHGQPIGFDNLTAHGGFFAGGWKGFMFALCIVVASYQGVELVGITAGEARNPQVTLKRAINNILWRILIFYVGAIFVIVTIFPWDGIGTGGSPFVLTFAKIGIVSAAGIINFVVLTAALSGCNSGMYSGGRMLYALAKNRQLPACLTKLSASGVPVYCIAVTILCLMVGSSLNYIIPNPQQVFVYVYSASVLPGMVPWFVVLVSQLRFRQVHVEALKQHPFKSIMFPYVNYLTIAFLICVLVGMGLNPDTRLSLLVGVIFLGLVTVCYFSLGMHKKVSVETSPVVSSPDGLKRP; this is encoded by the coding sequence ATGGCAGACAACGAAGAGAAAAAAGGATTACACCGTGGGCTGGAAGCCCGACATATCGAACTGATAGCGTTGGGCGGTACCATTGGTGTTGGGTTATTTATGGGCTCCGCCAGTACATTAAAATGGGCTGGGCCATCGGTATTACTGGCTTATATTATTGCCGGTTTGTTTGTATTTTTCATTATGCGATCCATGGGTGAAATGCTCTACCTGGAACCAGTTGCCGGCTCTTTTGCCGTTTACGCCCATAAATATCTCAGCCCCTATTTTGGCTACCTGACCGCTTGGGGTTATTGGTTTATGTGGATAGCGGTGGGGATATCTGAAATTACCGCGATTGGTGTATATGTCCAGTTTTGGTTCCCCGAAATTCCCCAATGGTTACCGGCTATTGCTGGGGTGGCGATAGTCGCGCTCGCTAATCTCGCGGCGGTCAGACTGTATGGCGAGCTGGAATTTTGGTTTGCGATGATCAAAGTGACCACCATCATTGTGATGATTCTGGTGGGGTTAGGGGTTATTTTCTTTGGTTTTGGTAATCATGGGCAACCTATCGGTTTTGATAACCTGACGGCCCACGGCGGCTTCTTTGCTGGAGGCTGGAAAGGCTTCATGTTTGCGCTGTGTATTGTGGTGGCATCCTATCAAGGGGTCGAACTGGTCGGCATTACTGCGGGCGAAGCCAGAAATCCTCAGGTCACACTAAAACGTGCTATCAATAACATCCTTTGGCGCATCCTGATTTTCTATGTCGGGGCGATTTTTGTGATTGTGACTATTTTCCCATGGGACGGCATCGGTACCGGGGGCAGCCCATTTGTATTGACCTTTGCCAAGATTGGAATAGTTTCAGCCGCGGGAATTATCAACTTTGTGGTGCTCACAGCCGCACTGTCGGGGTGTAACAGCGGCATGTACAGCGGCGGGCGTATGCTATATGCCCTGGCGAAGAACCGTCAGTTACCGGCTTGCTTGACGAAATTATCTGCCAGCGGTGTTCCGGTCTATTGTATTGCCGTCACGATTTTATGCCTGATGGTCGGATCTAGCCTTAACTACATTATTCCCAACCCACAGCAGGTGTTTGTGTATGTTTACAGCGCCAGTGTGCTGCCGGGCATGGTGCCATGGTTCGTGGTGTTGGTGAGCCAGCTACGTTTTCGTCAGGTGCATGTTGAGGCGCTGAAACAGCATCCGTTTAAATCCATCATGTTCCCCTATGTAAACTACCTCACAATCGCTTTCCTGATTTGTGTGCTGGTGGGGATGGGGCTTAACCCAGATACCCGTTTATCTTTATTGGTCGGGGTGATTTTCCTTGGTTTGGTGACGGTATGCTACTTTAGCTTGGGGATGCATAAAAAGGTGTCTGTCGAAACATCTCCTGTGGTTTCAAGTCCAGATGGACTAAAACGGCCATAA